The nucleotide sequence GCGATAGACGTTCTCCGTGGGAAGAGTAATATCTCAATTCTCGTGCTGGAAAGCAGTCCGGTCACGTGCGGACTTGGCAAGCCTCGAGCGATGCCATTCAGATGAGTTTCCCTGAGAGAAAGTGTGACGCACAATCCAACCCCTGCAGTTTCTCCTCTCTCTGCAGGGGCTTTTTTATGTCTGAGGATGGACAGATCGCCTGCCCAGACTGCATTGCAGCATTCAACCGAAGGGGCGAGGAAGGCGGTTCGATTTTTTGATGAAAACTATTTGCAATAAGCCCCTGGTGGTGTACACTGCCTTCAAGAGCTTAATGAGTTTATTTCTCATTAATGGGATGGACGATTGCTACCGATCGTGCGGCTCGTGACTGGCTCGTCCCGATTGTCTAGAACAAGTTGATGGGCGTTGTTGGCGAACAGCTCTGCCCTAGATGAAGACAACGAGTCCGATAAAACTGACGGACGCATTAAAGCTTGGGTCGCTCAACTCAAACCTGCCTTCGGTCTGTAGATCGTTTTGCCCGCTGCTGGTCAATCAGCTTAAAGCGATGCGCAGCTAGCAGTGGGCTGCCAACCCCAATAGAGGAAACCAGTTGTGCCCGTTTGCGAATCATCCATCCCCTATCCTCCAGATGTCTTGTGGCTTAACGTCAGCCCGAGATTTATAGCGCTCAGCTATCCACTGCTTCGCTGTTTAGATGAATCCCGACACGCGATCGCCTGTTGGGAATATGCTCAGGGACAAGACGAGCCCAACTCGCTAGAAGCTGCTGTCGATGCCCTGCATCAGTATTTGCAAACATTGCCCGGCCCCGTTCACGCGATCGGCCACAGCACAGCAGGTCTTATCGGGCTGCTCTATGCGCGGCGACATCCTCAATACGTTAAGTCTCTGACTCTTTTGTCAGTTGGCGTTCAACCCGCCCTCGACTGGCAAGCTCACTATTACACTCGTCTGAATGTATTGCCCTGTAGCCGAAGGTTCGTGTTGGGCCAAATGGTGCGGGAGCTGTTTGGCCGCCAGCAGGGAAACGCCTGCCGCATGTTGGAAACCATTTTGCAGGACGACCTCGATTACTCCCCTTCGCCGCACTCGATGTGGAAGGTGGCCGCAGTGGAAGAAGGAGGGTGCAACATGCCTTTATTCGTGGCTGGCAGTCAAGATGACACAGTTGTGACCCCCGACTCGATACGGAGGTGGGAGAGTTGGTTTAAACCGGGCGATCGCCTGTGGGAATGCCCGGGCGGACGGTATTTTTTCCACCGCTTCTATCCCGAGTTACTGCGGGACCAACTGTTGCGCTTTTGGACAGAGGTGGAACTGGGGGTCGAGACTACAACGTATGGCTCTCTATGCGATCGAGTTTTGTAGAAAGTTCTCAGCAATCTAGTTCAACCTAAAGACTAGTTCAACTTGAAGGCTAGTTCAACCTGAAGAAGGAGTTCGCCTGTGTTTGCTACCGAAATTCAGCCAAAAAGATCCAGGCATCGTCATCAGTTACCCCTCGCCAGACAAGAGCAACGCATCTTTCAAAGGCAACAACTGATACCCCAAAGGGAGAATATGCTCTGGCAAATTAATGATGGATATTTGCGAACAATCACCCTAACTGAAGCAGGAGAAATTCATACCTTGGGAATATGGGGACCGGGAGACATTGTCGGTATTTCCCTAAATCGTAATTACCCCCATCAGATGGAGCCCCTTTCAACCGTTAAGGCGACCTCGATCCGAGATGACAGTATCTTTGCAGGTCAGTGGTTGATTGCTTATCTCGAACAGACAGAGGCATTACTCAATATTCAATATGAGAGTCTGGTTAAAAATCGATTGCTACTGTTTCTAAAATGGCTATCCGATCGATTTGGACATTCAGTAGAGCCCGGACTATCGACGGGAATCCGGTTGACTCACCAAGAGATTGGCGAATCGATTAACACAACCCGAGTGACGGTTACGAGAGTCTTAGGCAAACTCCAAGAAGAAGGTTATTTAACTTGGTTCAATCGTTACTGTGTTTTGAAAAATCTAAAGTAACTGCTGAGTCACTGAGACAAACGGAAAGCATGGTTGAGGCACGGGTGACTGGAGAGCGATGGGTCGCAAAAAGATTGACCTTTGGGAAGCGAGATCTCCTTCCTTGCGATCGCCGACTCGCATGGGAAATTGAATCTGGATACGTGCGAGCGATTGCTTCAAGCGATCGCGAAACTATCAAAGTGCTGGGGATTTGGGGACCGAGAGAGTCGATCGGAACCTTTGTCTCTCAGGCTCATGCTTGTCAGCTAGAGTGCCTATCTAAATTAGAGGCAAAGCCTATATCGATTCAGTCTCTCAACATGAATGCTCTTCTCAAAGGCTATATCGAACAGACAGAAACCTTGCTGGGCATTGCTCGAGAGCGACATCTCAGTGCAAAGATCGTCAAATTATTCTCTTGGCTTTCCCATCGCTTTGGGACCCCGCTTGAAAGCGGCATCAGAATTGATGTTCCCCTAACCCACCAGGATCTTGCAGAGGCGATCGGCGCATCTCGCGAAGCTGTGACGCGAGAGCTACGAGTTTTAGAACAGAGTCATTCAATCGAATGGCAAAATAGAAGTGTTATCTTGCTAAAATCTGTCTTTTAAGAGTCTATTTTTTAGTTTTTGGTATCCTGAAAAACAAACATATTTGCAGAAATTGATATAATAAACTTAGGTGTTGATATATCCTTAAGACATCTCTCAGGCAGATTTTTTAAAATCTGCCTGATTCTTTTTTTGATGTCTTAGATTTACTGGATTTGCTGTAGCTTTTCTGAGAGCTCGGGATCTTGGCGAATTTGTGCGATCAACTGGCTGAACTGATTGGGCTCGTAGCCTGCCTCGACAATAACTTGCTCTTGCTGCTGCTGAGCTTCGAGTTCTAGGGTTTCTACCTCGGTATCCACCTGCTCGAACTGCTCTCGCTCTGCCGGCGAAATTCCTGCATCCGCTTGCAACTCCGGCGATCGCACGGCCTGGGCGATCTCGACATAGCGCTCTTTGCTCAGGCCAGAACTGGCGATCGCCGCGCTAATTTGGGCGCTAATCTCGGCGGCGATCGCCTCGAGATCCCTCATGGCAATAGCAATTTGCTGCAGTTCTTCATCCGAGAGATCGGCTGCACTCACCTCGACATCTTCCGTCTCTTCGGCATCGCCGAGTTCTACGTCAGCCACATCGGTCTCTTCCAGCTCGGAGCTAGGAGACTGCGCTGTTGGATCGACAGCGGGGTCAGACAGTACGCCATCGGGGGCAGCGCTGCTATCTAATGCAGGCTGGGCCTCGCCCGCTGTCGGATCTTGCAGGGAATTCTCTTCTGCGTGTAGGTGGGTGATGCCGATCGCGACTAAGACCAAAGTAGTGCCACCAATGAATAGGGGTTTCAGCATGGGTAGTGAATTGAATAACAACGATAGGGCCTCGGGGACGGTTAAATGTCTCCGTCGGCCTGCAGCTCTAGCGCTGCAATACACTCACCTTAGATACTGAATGGGAGGAAAGCGGGAGTCGCAATTTCGGCTTTTCTGGCAATGCTGAGAAGGAAAATCCTTGCATCCGAACGGCACGAACGGCGGTCAATTCTAGAAACGGGTTTCCAGTTCTAACGAGCCGCGAGTGTCTTCATTAAAGTCACTTCTGCCCCGAATAATCAGTCGATCGCTGAGACGATAGCGGGCTCCCAACCTCGGATTTTCCGTGTTGTCGGTGAGGCTGGCCTCCCCCGTAATCGAGACATTGCCGCCGAGATCTTTACTGGCCTCCACACCCAAGCTCGTGTTGTTTTCGGTGCCTACAAACGTACCGATATTGATTTCATCCAAACCCAGCGCATCCCCCAAGCGGTTCTGTCCGCCGAACAACACGCGAGACAGAGTAGATTCCAAAACATTGCCCAGCAATCCTTCTACTGCACCTGCCCCCAACAGCGTCACAATTTCCCCTTCCGAGCGGGGAGGGATGCTACTCAACTCCACAATTCTGGCCTCTAGGCCACTGGCTGCGAGGTCGCTGGCGGGTCCCTGCACTGTCGCCCGCACTTCAATGGTTTGCAATTGGTCTGCCCCCTGTTGGCCATCGCGACCGGAAGTCCCCGACAATTCGTCGGTGAAGAGAAAATCTCTCGCGCCAGCAGCCTCAGTTAAGCCGCGACCCACCTCCGTTGCCCGCGCAACAAGACGCACGTTCAAGTTGGGGTCGAGACCGCGATCGCGCTGAAAGATGGCGGTATTGGGCCAACTGCGATCTAATCGCAATAGTGCAGGACCGATGGTCACCACCCCCCGCGTCAGAAAAATGGTGCCATCTGCTTGCAGAGACTCAACGGGTCCGTAGAAGGTCATCTCTCCTTCTGCCGAAAATCGAAACAGAGGATTCTGGTCCACATCTACCTCTTCAGCCAGGGCGATGGTAAGGCCGTCAAATTGGGGATCGAAGCGGAACTCCTGTTGCCAGCGCGGACCGACAATTTCTGCTGTGACTGAAGTTGTAGTTTGTCGAGAGGATAGGTCTACGACGCCGTTGGTCAGGACCAAATTTCCGCTAATTCTGGGAGCCAGCACACTATTGGCGATCTCTAAATGGCCGTTGACATTACCTGCATACAGGTTGGGCCAATCGATGGAAAGGCCCTCAATATCGACCGCCAGGGGAGACTCCTCCGACATC is from Synechococcus sp. PCC 7336 and encodes:
- a CDS encoding alpha/beta fold hydrolase, which translates into the protein MPVCESSIPYPPDVLWLNVSPRFIALSYPLLRCLDESRHAIACWEYAQGQDEPNSLEAAVDALHQYLQTLPGPVHAIGHSTAGLIGLLYARRHPQYVKSLTLLSVGVQPALDWQAHYYTRLNVLPCSRRFVLGQMVRELFGRQQGNACRMLETILQDDLDYSPSPHSMWKVAAVEEGGCNMPLFVAGSQDDTVVTPDSIRRWESWFKPGDRLWECPGGRYFFHRFYPELLRDQLLRFWTEVELGVETTTYGSLCDRVL
- a CDS encoding Crp/Fnr family transcriptional regulator, whose amino-acid sequence is MFATEIQPKRSRHRHQLPLARQEQRIFQRQQLIPQRENMLWQINDGYLRTITLTEAGEIHTLGIWGPGDIVGISLNRNYPHQMEPLSTVKATSIRDDSIFAGQWLIAYLEQTEALLNIQYESLVKNRLLLFLKWLSDRFGHSVEPGLSTGIRLTHQEIGESINTTRVTVTRVLGKLQEEGYLTWFNRYCVLKNLK
- a CDS encoding Crp/Fnr family transcriptional regulator; protein product: MVEARVTGERWVAKRLTFGKRDLLPCDRRLAWEIESGYVRAIASSDRETIKVLGIWGPRESIGTFVSQAHACQLECLSKLEAKPISIQSLNMNALLKGYIEQTETLLGIARERHLSAKIVKLFSWLSHRFGTPLESGIRIDVPLTHQDLAEAIGASREAVTRELRVLEQSHSIEWQNRSVILLKSVF
- a CDS encoding DUF4168 domain-containing protein; this encodes MLKPLFIGGTTLVLVAIGITHLHAEENSLQDPTAGEAQPALDSSAAPDGVLSDPAVDPTAQSPSSELEETDVADVELGDAEETEDVEVSAADLSDEELQQIAIAMRDLEAIAAEISAQISAAIASSGLSKERYVEIAQAVRSPELQADAGISPAEREQFEQVDTEVETLELEAQQQQEQVIVEAGYEPNQFSQLIAQIRQDPELSEKLQQIQ